In the genome of Phycisphaerales bacterium, one region contains:
- a CDS encoding MmgE/PrpD family protein yields the protein MTMAQKLAERTQESAFERLGASVVHEVKRRVLDSLGCALGAWSSRPARVTRAVAEAVPVSGGASILGSRARTTPDLAAFTNGALVRYLDFNDTYLSREPAHPSDNIPAALAVGQVSRATGRDIITAIALGYELQCRLCDAASLRAHGWDHVTYGALSTALLASKLYRLTAEQTVHALGLAGVCNFATRQTRTGQISDWKACAFSNAARNGVFAANLARQGLTGPHEIFEGPKGLFKMVTGPFELQWASGPDDWMITRTYIKFWPAEYHSQSAIDAALQLRPQIGGIDQVEALWIESFEAAVSIIGSEPEKWRPTSRETADHSMGFCVAAALRDGDVTRGSFSEANIRDPQLLGLLDRIRIVETEDCNAGYPDGIPNKLIVTLPGGRKLEKLVKYPRGHAGNPMTDDEVVAKFRRQADEVVTSATAERLIELAFNLDRLDDVAPLLEFETR from the coding sequence ATGACGATGGCGCAAAAACTGGCGGAGCGTACGCAGGAGTCGGCGTTCGAGCGGCTTGGGGCGAGCGTGGTGCATGAGGTGAAGCGCCGCGTGCTCGATTCGCTGGGTTGTGCGCTTGGGGCATGGTCGAGCCGGCCGGCTCGCGTGACGCGTGCAGTGGCGGAAGCCGTCCCGGTCAGTGGCGGGGCGAGCATCCTCGGTTCGCGGGCTCGGACCACGCCGGATCTGGCTGCGTTTACCAACGGGGCCCTGGTACGCTACCTGGACTTCAACGACACGTATCTCAGCAGAGAACCGGCGCACCCGAGCGACAACATCCCCGCCGCTCTGGCGGTAGGTCAGGTGTCCAGAGCAACAGGGCGGGACATCATCACGGCGATTGCGTTGGGTTACGAACTGCAGTGTCGGCTTTGCGACGCCGCGTCCTTGCGGGCACACGGCTGGGATCACGTGACCTACGGGGCGCTTTCGACCGCGCTGCTGGCAAGCAAGCTCTACCGTCTCACCGCAGAGCAGACGGTCCATGCACTGGGACTCGCAGGGGTGTGTAACTTCGCGACGCGCCAAACCCGTACGGGGCAGATCTCGGACTGGAAGGCCTGTGCGTTCTCCAACGCGGCCCGGAACGGCGTGTTCGCGGCCAACCTTGCGCGGCAGGGGCTGACCGGACCGCACGAGATTTTTGAAGGCCCCAAGGGTCTCTTCAAAATGGTCACGGGTCCATTCGAGCTGCAGTGGGCCAGCGGCCCGGACGACTGGATGATCACCCGGACCTACATCAAGTTCTGGCCAGCCGAGTATCACTCGCAGTCGGCGATTGACGCGGCACTGCAATTACGGCCACAGATCGGCGGGATCGATCAGGTCGAAGCGCTTTGGATCGAGAGCTTCGAAGCCGCGGTCAGCATCATCGGCAGCGAGCCGGAAAAGTGGCGCCCCACGAGCCGCGAGACGGCGGACCACAGCATGGGCTTCTGCGTGGCGGCGGCTTTGCGTGACGGCGACGTGACACGCGGTAGCTTCAGCGAGGCGAACATCCGCGATCCTCAACTACTGGGCCTGCTCGATCGCATCCGGATCGTGGAGACGGAGGACTGCAACGCGGGCTATCCCGACGGCATCCCCAATAAGTTGATCGTTACGCTGCCGGGCGGGCGCAAACTGGAGAAACTTGTGAAGTATCCGCGCGGGCACGCGGGGAACCCCATGACCGATGATGAGGTCGTGGCCAAGTTCCGGCGGCAGGCGGACGAGGTCGTGACAAGTGCCACGGCTGAGCGGCTGATTGAACTGGCGTTCAATCTGGACCGGCTGGATGACGTGGCGCCGCTGCTTGAATTCGAAACACGCTAG
- the rsgA gene encoding ribosome small subunit-dependent GTPase A — MAKRKGPNRKILRVEFRQNRQVRRRTDEWTQRYHASDGEIDDAQRNESIRAKGELSRKRTIIVDEHNLPIVDESAWLSGVVTKVHGHFCCVHVSGGTTWECTVRRVLRTRSIAGRSPVTVGDRAWFSDHARLHGGRPIGVIERIAERTTRLSRRDRRQREHILVANADRLLAVVSVAQPRLRPHLVDRYLVAAEKGGLEPLLCFNKIDLLAPDTRTEDDDERQGGLEVTEVIEEFRQLGYRCLCTSVVTGAGIHELGELLRDHITVLSGQSGVGKSSLINAVDPGLHLTTQTVSTENEKGRHTTTLAELLPLAGGGYVVDTPGIRAFDLWGVARGELEACFREFVPLVPRCGFSNCAHRDEDGCAILAAVEAGVISARRYFSYLKMLEEV; from the coding sequence ATGGCGAAGCGCAAGGGCCCGAACCGCAAGATCCTCCGCGTCGAATTCCGGCAGAACCGCCAGGTGCGCCGGAGGACCGACGAATGGACCCAGCGCTACCACGCCAGCGATGGGGAAATCGACGACGCACAACGTAACGAGTCGATACGCGCAAAGGGTGAACTCTCACGTAAACGCACCATCATCGTCGATGAGCACAACCTCCCCATCGTGGACGAATCCGCCTGGCTTTCGGGCGTCGTCACCAAGGTGCACGGCCACTTCTGTTGCGTTCATGTGTCCGGCGGTACCACCTGGGAATGCACTGTCCGCCGTGTCTTGCGCACGCGCTCCATTGCGGGGCGCTCACCCGTGACGGTCGGGGACCGCGCCTGGTTCTCGGACCATGCCCGGCTGCACGGCGGCCGGCCCATCGGCGTCATCGAACGCATCGCCGAACGCACGACGCGCCTCTCCCGCCGCGACCGTCGTCAACGTGAGCATATTCTCGTTGCCAACGCCGATCGCCTACTCGCCGTCGTCAGCGTCGCCCAGCCCCGGCTCCGGCCGCACCTCGTCGACCGGTACCTGGTGGCGGCGGAAAAGGGTGGACTCGAACCACTCCTCTGTTTCAACAAGATCGACCTGCTCGCCCCGGACACGCGCACCGAGGATGACGATGAGCGGCAGGGCGGACTGGAGGTGACGGAAGTCATCGAGGAGTTCCGCCAGCTTGGCTATCGCTGTCTGTGCACCAGCGTGGTCACCGGAGCGGGCATCCATGAGCTTGGTGAGCTGTTGCGTGACCATATTACGGTGCTCTCCGGGCAAAGCGGCGTCGGCAAGAGTTCGCTGATCAACGCCGTGGATCCCGGGCTCCACCTCACCACGCAGACTGTCAGCACGGAGAACGAGAAAGGCCGGCACACCACCACCCTCGCGGAACTGCTGCCGCTCGCAGGCGGGGGCTATGTCGTGGATACTCCAGGCATCCGGGCGTTTGACTTGTGGGGGGTGGCGCGGGGCGAACTGGAAGCTTGTTTCCGCGAGTTTGTGCCACTCGTACCCCGGTGCGGTTTCAGCAATTGTGCCCACCGCGATGAGGACGGGTGTGCCATCCTGGCGGCGGTCGAAGCGGGTGTCATCAGCGCGCGGCGGTATTTCAGCTACCTGAAAATGCTCGAAGAGGTGTAA
- the murJ gene encoding murein biosynthesis integral membrane protein MurJ, with protein sequence MPEPGSPPPVPPAAEIGQHAPPPAPGHNVVRSAKLIAVCTLLSRVTGLVRDMFLASAFGLAWIQDAWVYAFQIPNLFRRLFGEGAMAAAFVPTFTRVLEQDGRAAAWKLFARTLALLTVAVSTVILLIGMVLGLIALFHGGPPEATAARQLLLTLTAVMLPFMLTICVLALFSSLLNCLGSFVPAALAPVVLNLAMIGAIRFAAPTWFPGRPEAQVYIVAVTVVAAGVLQLLLLWLVLRQHGIPLGWELHWSDPAVRRMLGLVGPVLLGQGVLAFGVYLDAQVCILLTQRAGGPAVGSWFGLAFEYPLREGALSAVTYAQRLYQFPLGVLVISLATAALPAFSRLATHAQWPAWTGEVRQALRLAVFEGLLAGIMMVVLSVQLVRLLFEYGRFGPADSLRAGQIVAIYGLGLWAFCAQHIVIRAFYSLQDVRTPLWISIGLLPLNMGLNLMLIFVPRIREQAFAYSTCLTALLLVVIGLFLLHRRTGMRILNGCTLRGMLAMVVAALGAAATVLALQPPWEGITNRIPSVVAGRAFNVFGLLAVGTLVYLLLGALLRLPEVRLLLPRRKR encoded by the coding sequence ATGCCCGAGCCCGGTTCGCCGCCGCCGGTTCCACCTGCTGCCGAGATTGGGCAGCATGCGCCACCACCCGCACCGGGCCACAACGTCGTGCGATCCGCGAAGCTCATCGCGGTCTGTACGCTGTTGTCCCGCGTGACCGGCCTCGTGCGGGACATGTTCCTCGCGAGCGCCTTCGGGCTGGCTTGGATCCAGGATGCCTGGGTTTACGCCTTCCAGATTCCGAACCTGTTCCGGCGGTTGTTCGGCGAAGGGGCGATGGCCGCGGCCTTTGTGCCTACGTTCACGCGCGTGCTCGAACAGGACGGCCGGGCCGCGGCGTGGAAACTGTTCGCCCGGACGCTGGCCCTGCTCACCGTGGCGGTCTCGACGGTGATTCTGCTGATTGGCATGGTGCTCGGACTGATCGCCCTTTTCCACGGCGGCCCCCCGGAGGCAACCGCGGCTCGTCAGCTCCTGCTCACGCTGACAGCCGTGATGCTGCCTTTCATGTTGACCATCTGCGTACTGGCACTGTTTTCAAGTCTGCTGAATTGCCTCGGTAGTTTCGTGCCGGCCGCGCTAGCACCGGTGGTGCTGAACCTCGCCATGATCGGTGCGATCCGCTTCGCGGCTCCGACCTGGTTTCCCGGTCGGCCTGAGGCGCAGGTCTACATCGTCGCGGTGACGGTGGTCGCGGCCGGTGTGCTGCAACTGCTGTTGCTGTGGCTGGTGTTGCGGCAGCACGGCATTCCACTGGGTTGGGAGCTCCATTGGAGCGATCCGGCAGTGCGAAGGATGCTGGGTCTGGTAGGTCCGGTGCTGCTGGGCCAGGGCGTGCTCGCCTTCGGAGTCTACCTCGATGCGCAGGTGTGCATCCTGTTGACGCAGCGCGCGGGTGGACCGGCGGTGGGTTCCTGGTTCGGGCTCGCCTTCGAGTATCCCCTGCGCGAAGGTGCACTCTCCGCCGTGACCTATGCCCAACGGCTCTACCAGTTTCCACTGGGAGTGCTGGTGATCTCGCTCGCGACGGCGGCGCTGCCCGCGTTCAGCCGGCTTGCGACACACGCGCAGTGGCCGGCCTGGACCGGTGAGGTGCGGCAGGCCCTGCGGCTCGCGGTCTTTGAGGGCCTGCTGGCCGGCATCATGATGGTCGTGCTGTCCGTGCAGCTCGTGCGACTCCTGTTCGAGTACGGCCGTTTCGGACCGGCGGACTCGCTGCGGGCTGGACAGATTGTGGCGATCTACGGCCTGGGACTGTGGGCGTTCTGTGCACAGCACATCGTGATCCGGGCCTTTTACAGTTTGCAGGATGTGCGCACCCCGTTGTGGATCAGCATCGGGCTGTTGCCTCTGAACATGGGCCTCAACCTCATGCTGATCTTCGTGCCGCGCATCCGCGAGCAGGCCTTCGCCTACAGCACATGCCTCACAGCGCTGTTGCTGGTGGTCATCGGCCTGTTCCTGCTGCACCGCCGCACCGGGATGCGGATTCTGAATGGCTGCACCTTGCGGGGAATGCTCGCGATGGTGGTGGCGGCGTTGGGCGCGGCGGCAACCGTGCTGGCTCTGCAGCCGCCGTGGGAGGGGATCACCAACCGGATTCCATCCGTCGTGGCGGGCAGGGCCTTCAACGTCTTCGGGCTGCTCGCGGTCGGAACACTCGTCTACCTGCTGCTCGGCGCACTACTGCGGCTGCCGGAGGTGCGATTGCTGCTCCCGCGACGAAAACGCTGA
- a CDS encoding FliM/FliN family flagellar motor switch protein — translation MIIEQSDIDALLAEAGELAASAAESFAPEAVAPVVPPARPAPPRRTVSTGLSAALQRVLRLRVPVIVRLAQRPMPISAVRDISVGSIIEFEKSVEDRLDLLVNNRLVGHGQCVKVGENFGLRLSAVISPADRVRTLGE, via the coding sequence ATGATCATCGAACAGTCGGATATCGACGCGCTGCTCGCAGAGGCCGGTGAATTGGCGGCATCCGCGGCGGAGTCGTTCGCGCCCGAGGCCGTAGCTCCGGTGGTCCCGCCAGCACGGCCGGCGCCACCCCGGCGCACGGTGAGTACCGGCTTGAGTGCCGCCTTGCAGCGCGTTTTGCGATTACGCGTACCGGTGATCGTGCGCCTCGCGCAGCGTCCGATGCCGATTTCCGCCGTTCGCGACATTTCGGTTGGTTCGATCATCGAGTTTGAGAAGTCTGTCGAAGACCGCCTGGACCTGCTGGTCAACAACCGGCTGGTCGGGCACGGACAATGTGTCAAGGTAGGCGAGAACTTCGGCTTGCGGCTCAGTGCGGTGATCAGCCCCGCGGATCGCGTGCGAACACTGGGGGAATAG
- the asnB gene encoding asparagine synthase (glutamine-hydrolyzing) produces the protein MCGIAGILNLRPAAPPVRAAELELMAAKLAHRGPDGSGVYVDPQGRCGLAFRRLAIIDLVSGAQPLANESGRIWVAFNGEIYNFRALRSDLERVGHHFATQSDTEVLVHLYEQYGADGCRQLAGMFAFACWDEERGRLILVRDRFGKKPLHYAVHDSRLYFASELKAILALPGMPRRLAPQALHEYLIYQYVPAPHAIYAGFRKLPPGHLLEIEPVTTSRAAATPRIDDLTPRAYWCLDPAPFHGSYAEALDQLNVLLRRAVERRLVADVPLGAFLSGGLDSSIVVALMVQLGVRPLRTFSMGFTDPQYDETRFARRVAAHFGTEHHEHLVVPEAHTILAQLAWHYDEPFADSSAIPTYYVSHWTRQHVTVALTGDGGDELFAGYDRYRAAALAERFDLVPGAVRRVLAALAGWLPHAQPRSWGHRTYRFAQALAAPPADRYLSWVNVFPPALLATGYRPEFAATLALDAPLDWFRGLYEAAPGPAANRAIRTDFASYLPFDLLTKVDIASMACGLECRAPFLDHELASFAAALPLAWRLKGGGKHILRDWAADKLPPAVLRRPKMGFGVPVGRWFRAELRDTLRTHLLARDGLSMRIFRPEWLAQLVEGHLSGRANYEHALWALLMLEYWQRQWAPLDLADLP, from the coding sequence ATGTGCGGCATCGCCGGTATCCTCAATCTGCGACCCGCGGCGCCCCCGGTCAGGGCGGCCGAACTGGAGCTTATGGCCGCCAAGCTTGCCCACCGCGGGCCGGATGGCAGCGGCGTGTACGTGGACCCGCAGGGGCGCTGCGGGCTGGCCTTTCGGCGCCTTGCCATCATCGACTTGGTAAGTGGCGCGCAACCCCTGGCGAATGAGAGCGGCCGTATCTGGGTTGCTTTCAATGGCGAGATCTATAACTTCCGCGCGCTGCGCAGCGACTTGGAGCGGGTCGGACACCACTTCGCTACGCAATCGGATACGGAAGTGCTCGTCCATCTCTACGAGCAGTATGGCGCAGATGGCTGCCGGCAGCTGGCGGGTATGTTCGCCTTCGCGTGCTGGGATGAGGAGCGTGGCCGGCTGATCCTGGTGCGCGATCGTTTCGGCAAGAAACCGCTGCACTACGCGGTGCATGACAGCCGTCTGTATTTCGCCAGTGAACTGAAGGCAATTCTCGCGCTTCCCGGCATGCCGCGGCGGTTGGCACCCCAGGCCCTGCATGAGTACCTGATTTACCAATACGTGCCGGCGCCACACGCCATTTATGCGGGATTTCGCAAGCTGCCGCCGGGCCACCTGCTCGAGATTGAGCCCGTGACAACGTCGCGTGCGGCCGCCACGCCGCGCATCGACGACCTCACCCCGCGGGCCTACTGGTGCCTCGATCCGGCACCCTTTCATGGCTCGTACGCTGAAGCCCTGGATCAGTTGAACGTACTGCTGCGGCGCGCCGTAGAGCGCCGGCTGGTGGCCGACGTCCCGCTGGGTGCGTTTCTCTCGGGTGGACTGGATTCTTCGATTGTGGTGGCACTGATGGTGCAGCTCGGCGTACGCCCCCTGCGCACATTCAGCATGGGCTTTACGGATCCGCAGTATGACGAGACCCGCTTTGCCCGCCGGGTGGCCGCGCACTTCGGCACTGAGCACCATGAGCACCTTGTCGTGCCTGAGGCACACACGATCCTGGCACAGCTCGCGTGGCACTACGACGAACCCTTCGCCGACTCTAGCGCGATTCCGACCTATTACGTCTCACACTGGACACGTCAGCACGTAACCGTTGCGCTCACCGGCGACGGGGGCGATGAACTCTTTGCCGGATACGATCGCTACCGGGCTGCAGCGCTGGCCGAGCGGTTCGATCTGGTGCCGGGCGCGGTGCGGCGGGTTCTCGCGGCTCTGGCGGGCTGGTTGCCTCATGCGCAGCCGCGTTCGTGGGGGCACCGTACCTATCGCTTCGCACAGGCCCTCGCTGCACCGCCCGCGGATCGTTACCTCTCCTGGGTCAATGTATTCCCTCCGGCGCTGCTCGCAACCGGCTACCGACCCGAGTTTGCCGCGACACTTGCGCTCGACGCACCCTTGGATTGGTTCCGCGGGCTCTATGAAGCCGCGCCCGGACCCGCGGCCAACCGCGCGATCCGCACCGACTTCGCCAGTTATCTGCCGTTCGACCTGCTGACCAAGGTTGACATTGCCTCCATGGCCTGCGGGCTCGAATGCCGCGCCCCGTTCCTCGATCACGAACTCGCATCCTTCGCGGCCGCGCTTCCGCTGGCATGGCGGCTGAAAGGCGGCGGCAAGCACATTCTGCGGGATTGGGCTGCGGACAAGCTTCCTCCGGCGGTGCTGCGCCGCCCGAAGATGGGCTTCGGGGTTCCGGTGGGGCGTTGGTTCCGCGCCGAACTGCGGGATACGCTCCGCACCCACTTGCTGGCCCGAGATGGACTTTCCATGCGTATCTTCCGGCCGGAATGGCTAGCCCAGCTCGTCGAAGGGCATTTATCCGGACGTGCTAACTACGAGCATGCGCTCTGGGCACTGCTGATGCTCGAATACTGGCAACGGCAATGGGCCCCGCTCGACTTGGCCGACCTGCCTTGA
- the mutM gene encoding bifunctional DNA-formamidopyrimidine glycosylase/DNA-(apurinic or apyrimidinic site) lyase: MPELPEVETIVRTFRPWLVGRTIVGFDSSWPKGVQPSVAVLRAAVLGRRIDSLKRRAKFIVIQLSDETAVLVHLRMSGRLEWEAEQPAAAHVRASWNLDDGNRLLFCDARKFGRIMHTHDLAAATAGLGPEPLARSFTPAVLATRLNTRRRQLKPLLLDQSVVAGLGNIYTDEALFRAGLHPLTVAEHLRPPQIERLHTAIRDVLRLAIRKHGTSLDWIYPDGWMQKHLQVYGRTGELCRACGTPIQALRVGQRGTHICPRCQPLPRRPGRR, translated from the coding sequence ATGCCCGAATTGCCCGAAGTCGAAACCATTGTCCGGACCTTCCGCCCGTGGCTGGTCGGGCGCACCATTGTCGGTTTCGACTCCTCTTGGCCCAAGGGTGTTCAGCCCAGTGTCGCTGTGCTGCGGGCCGCCGTGCTGGGGCGCCGCATCGATTCCCTCAAACGCCGCGCGAAATTCATCGTCATCCAGCTTTCGGATGAAACCGCGGTCCTCGTTCATCTGCGCATGAGCGGCCGCCTCGAATGGGAAGCGGAGCAGCCCGCCGCGGCGCACGTCCGCGCCTCGTGGAACCTCGACGACGGCAATCGCCTGCTGTTCTGTGACGCCCGCAAGTTCGGCCGCATCATGCACACGCACGACCTCGCGGCGGCGACTGCGGGTCTCGGCCCGGAGCCCCTCGCCCGATCGTTCACGCCGGCAGTGCTGGCTACCCGGCTCAACACTCGCCGGCGTCAACTCAAGCCGCTCCTGCTGGACCAGTCCGTCGTTGCCGGGCTAGGCAACATCTACACGGATGAAGCACTCTTTCGCGCCGGTCTGCACCCGCTCACCGTTGCAGAGCACCTGCGACCGCCACAGATCGAACGTCTGCACACGGCCATCCGGGATGTGCTGCGGCTCGCCATTCGCAAGCACGGCACATCACTCGACTGGATCTACCCCGACGGGTGGATGCAGAAGCACCTGCAAGTGTATGGCCGCACAGGTGAACTATGCCGCGCGTGCGGCACGCCAATCCAGGCGTTGCGGGTTGGGCAGCGCGGTACCCACATCTGCCCCCGGTGCCAACCGTTGCCGCGGCGCCCGGGGCGTCGATAA
- a CDS encoding radical SAM protein, with protein sequence MRILVLQFTPATRGRRLPRFEPQLATLLALLERRDHQLTLEGLARFDLERSKAALARALPQLIYADVSPVCVDAARRTFEHIERREFLPIVVGGLYATVDPAAALSLPGVRAVAIGEPDASLVTYLERLQDPTTAQVVSGVWLRDEQGTARPALPPLVEDLTSLPFAHRTLFGYAEWLRQTGEVEIAVGRGCPQQCAYCPNATVAALYLGGGQWVRRRPPAHICAEIKFLGEHYANLTRVRFLDHAFTLDADWLTEFLPLYRSRCGLPFRCHVRANQPPDTVVPALATAGCQTADIEVISGSDFLRNEIFNMDLSAEQLSAAFGALRCANIRTRAIVYLGAPYESEAALDETRALLLRLRPDVVDVRPYYPWPGTSAREVAREHGWIHPRGEERYHRDQVGIQMPACRPPVVLAFVRRLRREFPTTWDEPWWRRWTNHSRAALERVLERRWL encoded by the coding sequence ATGCGGATCCTCGTCCTCCAGTTTACACCCGCGACCCGTGGGCGGCGTCTCCCGCGCTTCGAGCCGCAACTCGCAACCCTGCTGGCGCTGCTCGAAAGGCGCGACCACCAGCTCACCCTTGAGGGCCTGGCACGCTTTGATCTGGAGCGCAGCAAAGCGGCCCTCGCCCGGGCGCTGCCCCAACTGATCTACGCCGACGTGTCACCTGTGTGCGTGGATGCCGCCCGCCGCACTTTTGAGCACATCGAGCGCCGCGAATTCCTGCCCATCGTGGTAGGTGGCCTGTATGCCACCGTCGACCCCGCGGCGGCCCTGAGTCTGCCCGGGGTTCGCGCAGTGGCGATCGGCGAGCCGGATGCCTCGTTGGTTACGTACCTCGAACGTCTGCAGGACCCCACTACCGCCCAAGTGGTCTCCGGGGTATGGCTGCGTGACGAGCAGGGCACCGCGCGGCCCGCGCTGCCGCCACTGGTCGAGGATCTCACCTCGCTGCCGTTCGCGCACCGGACGTTGTTCGGCTACGCGGAGTGGCTGCGGCAGACCGGGGAGGTCGAAATCGCCGTCGGGCGCGGTTGTCCGCAACAATGTGCCTACTGTCCGAACGCCACGGTCGCTGCGCTCTATCTGGGCGGCGGACAATGGGTACGCCGACGCCCCCCGGCCCATATCTGTGCAGAAATCAAGTTTCTTGGGGAGCACTATGCGAACCTTACACGTGTGCGGTTCCTGGATCACGCCTTCACTCTCGATGCGGATTGGCTCACGGAATTTCTGCCGCTCTATCGGTCCCGCTGCGGCCTGCCGTTTCGCTGCCATGTACGGGCGAACCAGCCCCCGGACACAGTCGTGCCGGCCCTTGCAACCGCGGGCTGCCAGACGGCCGATATAGAAGTCATTAGCGGCAGCGACTTCCTGCGAAACGAGATCTTCAACATGGACCTCAGCGCGGAGCAGCTCAGCGCGGCCTTTGGCGCACTGCGCTGCGCGAACATTCGTACACGGGCCATCGTTTACCTCGGCGCGCCCTACGAAAGCGAGGCAGCACTCGACGAGACGCGGGCTCTGCTGCTTCGGCTGCGCCCCGATGTGGTGGACGTTCGGCCGTACTACCCCTGGCCGGGCACCAGCGCCCGCGAAGTGGCGCGCGAGCACGGCTGGATCCACCCGCGTGGCGAGGAAAGATATCATCGGGACCAGGTCGGCATCCAGATGCCGGCGTGCCGACCGCCAGTCGTGCTGGCCTTCGTACGGCGACTCCGGCGGGAGTTCCCGACCACGTGGGATGAGCCGTGGTGGCGTCGTTGGACAAACCATTCCCGGGCGGCCCTGGAACGCGTCCTTGAGCGCCGC